One genomic window of Candidatus Pseudobacter hemicellulosilyticus includes the following:
- a CDS encoding GMP synthase, with protein MFAAMDRNIRIAILDLYDGVPNEGMRCIREIITVFSNSQQLKLVWDEFDVRGRQQLPDLSYDFFISSGGPGSPLDSEGSDWENAYFQWVSSVEAYNQDPANPIKKHVLFICHSFQLAARYFKAAQVTNRRSTAFGVFPVHMLEESHDEPLFRELPDPFYAVDSRDYQVIQPDHQRLRRMGGSILAIEKERPHIPLERAIMAMRFNKYMVGTQFHPEADAIGMTRYLLREDKKQTVIENHGLAKWASMIEQLNDPDKIRFTYATVLPNFLQLATEQLLTTAAH; from the coding sequence ATGTTTGCAGCCATGGACAGGAACATCCGTATAGCTATCCTCGACCTCTATGATGGCGTACCCAATGAAGGCATGCGTTGTATCCGGGAAATTATCACCGTGTTCAGCAACAGCCAGCAGCTGAAGCTCGTCTGGGATGAATTTGATGTACGGGGCAGGCAGCAGCTCCCCGATCTTTCCTACGATTTCTTTATCTCCAGCGGCGGCCCCGGCTCACCCCTCGACAGTGAAGGGAGCGACTGGGAAAACGCTTATTTTCAATGGGTCAGCAGCGTAGAGGCCTATAACCAGGATCCGGCCAACCCCATCAAAAAGCATGTATTGTTCATCTGCCATTCCTTCCAGCTGGCAGCCCGCTATTTTAAAGCAGCCCAGGTCACCAACCGGCGCTCAACAGCCTTTGGCGTTTTTCCGGTACATATGCTGGAAGAAAGCCATGACGAGCCCCTGTTCCGGGAACTGCCCGATCCTTTCTATGCAGTGGACAGCAGGGATTACCAGGTGATCCAGCCGGACCACCAGCGCCTCCGCAGGATGGGCGGCAGCATACTGGCCATAGAAAAAGAAAGGCCGCATATACCACTCGAAAGAGCCATTATGGCCATGCGCTTCAATAAATATATGGTAGGGACACAGTTCCACCCCGAAGCAGATGCCATTGGCATGACGCGCTACCTGCTGCGGGAAGACAAGAAACAGACCGTGATCGAAAACCATGGACTGGCCAAATGGGCCTCTATGATTGAACAGCTCAACGATCCCGACAAGATCCGTTTCACCTACGCCACCGTATTACCCAATTTTCTGCAACTGGCCACTGAGCAGTTGCTGACAACAGCGGCGCACTAA
- a CDS encoding GDSL-type esterase/lipase family protein, with the protein MKKFIYPLVALCLMAFITPQQKERIIFFGDSITQAGTGPSGYITILGKVLEQKGLADKYELIGAGIGGNKIYDLYLRVEEDVLAKKPNTVVIWVGVNDVWHKQSSGTGTDADKFEKFYTALIKKLQAQNIKVILCTPAAIGERTDFTNQLDGDLNKYAQLIRNLAAANKTGLVDLRKTFLDYNLSNNPRNEEKGILTSDRVHLNDKGNNLVAEEMFKGITK; encoded by the coding sequence ATGAAAAAATTCATTTACCCCTTAGTAGCGCTCTGCCTTATGGCCTTTATCACTCCACAGCAAAAAGAAAGGATCATTTTCTTTGGCGATTCCATCACCCAGGCCGGTACAGGCCCTTCCGGTTATATTACCATATTGGGTAAGGTCCTGGAGCAAAAGGGACTGGCCGATAAGTATGAGCTTATAGGCGCCGGCATCGGCGGCAACAAGATCTATGATCTTTACCTGCGTGTGGAAGAGGATGTCCTGGCAAAGAAACCCAATACTGTGGTGATCTGGGTAGGCGTTAATGATGTATGGCACAAACAGTCCAGCGGCACCGGCACTGATGCGGATAAATTTGAAAAGTTCTATACCGCCCTGATCAAAAAACTGCAGGCGCAAAATATAAAGGTCATCCTCTGCACCCCCGCCGCTATTGGCGAAAGGACGGATTTCACCAACCAGCTGGATGGCGACCTGAACAAATATGCGCAGCTCATCCGCAACCTGGCCGCCGCCAATAAGACCGGCCTGGTTGATCTTCGCAAAACCTTCCTGGACTATAACCTGTCCAACAACCCCAGGAATGAAGAGAAAGGCATCCTCACTTCCGACCGGGTACACCTGAACGATAAAGGCAATAACCTGGTGGCGGAAGAAATGTTTAAAGGCATAACCAAATAG
- a CDS encoding ectonucleotide pyrophosphatase/phosphodiesterase, protein MRQFYSLVFRLFLLCIFFAGQAMGQDISQQIVPGRFNGKAAQQQPYVILISADGFRYDYATRYNARHLLDLSSVGVTAKSMEPAFPSLTFPNHYTLITGLYPGHHGLVDNSFWDPRRQSRYSMYNKKTVGDGSWYGGIPLWVLAEQQQMVTASFYWVGSEADIKGVRPTYYYNYNEKISMDERIAVVKNWLQLPADKRPHLITFYMPEVDHEGHDHGPYSKEVEEAVHFVDASVAKLQDMLDSLKLPVNVVFLSDHGMAQVDTVNTLPLPVVDTTRLNMQPSDVLIHIFARDTTDKEYITQAYAKLKAEAKDYDVYLNAQLPGRWNYGGVDDRYKRAGDIVVVPRFPKIFAWGNKRIYPGRHGFDPRKVKDMHATFMAWGPAFKQGKQIGSFPNVQVYGLVAGLLNLDINGPTDTNRKLFRKTVRKTVGRGPYDPEPSTLYDKLLLPEPK, encoded by the coding sequence ATGAGACAGTTCTACTCCCTGGTATTCCGGCTGTTCCTGCTGTGCATTTTCTTTGCTGGCCAGGCGATGGGCCAGGATATCAGTCAACAGATCGTACCGGGCCGTTTCAATGGCAAGGCTGCCCAGCAGCAGCCTTATGTGATCCTGATCTCAGCCGATGGTTTCCGCTATGATTATGCTACGCGGTACAATGCCAGGCACCTGCTGGACCTGTCTTCCGTAGGGGTAACGGCCAAATCCATGGAGCCTGCTTTCCCTTCCCTTACTTTCCCTAATCATTATACGCTGATCACCGGTTTATATCCCGGCCATCATGGGCTGGTGGATAACAGTTTCTGGGATCCCCGCCGCCAGAGCAGGTACAGTATGTACAATAAGAAAACGGTAGGGGATGGCAGCTGGTATGGCGGTATTCCCCTCTGGGTGCTGGCGGAACAGCAACAGATGGTCACGGCCAGTTTTTACTGGGTAGGTTCGGAAGCGGATATCAAAGGGGTGCGACCAACCTACTATTATAACTACAACGAGAAAATTTCCATGGACGAGCGGATTGCAGTGGTGAAGAACTGGCTGCAGCTGCCGGCCGATAAAAGACCGCACCTGATCACGTTCTATATGCCTGAGGTGGATCATGAAGGGCATGATCATGGCCCTTACAGCAAGGAAGTGGAAGAAGCGGTGCATTTTGTGGATGCCAGTGTGGCCAAACTACAGGATATGCTGGATAGCCTGAAACTGCCGGTCAATGTGGTCTTCTTATCGGACCATGGCATGGCCCAGGTGGATACGGTGAATACCCTGCCCCTGCCGGTGGTGGATACCACACGCCTGAACATGCAGCCCAGCGATGTGCTGATCCATATTTTTGCCAGGGACACCACAGATAAAGAATATATAACGCAGGCCTATGCTAAGCTGAAAGCGGAAGCAAAGGATTATGATGTATACCTGAACGCACAGCTGCCTGGCCGCTGGAATTATGGCGGTGTGGATGATCGCTACAAACGTGCGGGTGATATTGTGGTTGTGCCGCGTTTTCCCAAGATCTTCGCCTGGGGTAACAAACGCATATACCCGGGACGGCATGGATTTGATCCCCGGAAGGTGAAGGATATGCATGCTACTTTCATGGCCTGGGGCCCGGCCTTCAAACAGGGCAAACAGATCGGCAGTTTCCCCAACGTGCAGGTATATGGGCTGGTAGCGGGCCTGCTGAACCTGGACATCAATGGACCTACAGATACCAACCGGAAGCTGTTCCGTAAAACAGTGCGGAAGACAGTTGGTCGCGGCCCTTATGATCCGGAACCATCCACCTTATACGATAAATTGCTGTTGCCTGAACCTAAATAA
- a CDS encoding carboxylate-amine ligase — translation MAHIPYSQFTLGIEEEYMVIDPLTRELKSHEQRIVTEGQKVIKDKVKAEMHQAVVEVGTDICQNVEEAYKDVANLRKTIAGIAGELGLQIGASGTHPFSHWESQLITDHVRYSEIVNELQEAARSNLIFGLHVHVGMESREMANHIANSTRYFLPHIYALSVNSPFWEGRQTGYRSFRTKVFDKFPRTGIPETFDTIEDYDNFVKLLVKTNCIDNAKKIWWDLRVHPFFNTVEFRICDVPMTVQETIAIAALFQGVCAKIYKLKTQNLNFIQYSRSLINENKWRASRYGIDGYLIDFGKEEEVNTRVLIHELLDFIDDVVDPLGSRHAINYVGKILEEGTGADRQLKVFEQSKNLVSVVDYINAQFLEGA, via the coding sequence ATGGCACATATCCCCTACTCCCAGTTCACGCTTGGCATTGAAGAAGAATACATGGTGATTGACCCGCTGACCCGGGAACTGAAAAGCCATGAACAACGCATTGTGACGGAGGGACAGAAAGTGATCAAAGACAAAGTAAAAGCAGAAATGCACCAGGCCGTAGTAGAGGTAGGGACCGATATATGCCAGAATGTGGAAGAAGCCTATAAAGATGTGGCCAACCTGCGCAAGACCATTGCCGGTATTGCCGGTGAGCTGGGCCTGCAGATCGGCGCCTCCGGCACCCACCCCTTCAGCCACTGGGAAAGCCAGCTGATCACAGACCATGTCCGCTACAGTGAGATCGTCAATGAGCTGCAGGAAGCCGCCCGCAGTAACCTCATCTTTGGCCTGCATGTCCACGTAGGGATGGAGAGCCGGGAAATGGCCAACCATATTGCCAATTCCACCCGCTATTTCCTCCCCCATATCTACGCCCTGAGCGTGAACTCCCCTTTCTGGGAAGGCCGGCAAACCGGTTACCGCTCTTTCCGCACCAAGGTCTTCGATAAATTTCCCCGCACCGGTATCCCCGAAACATTTGATACCATTGAAGATTACGATAACTTCGTAAAGCTGCTGGTCAAGACCAACTGCATTGACAATGCCAAAAAGATCTGGTGGGACCTCCGCGTACATCCTTTCTTCAACACCGTGGAGTTCCGGATCTGTGATGTGCCCATGACCGTGCAGGAGACCATTGCCATTGCCGCCCTGTTCCAGGGCGTATGCGCCAAGATCTACAAACTGAAAACGCAGAACCTCAATTTCATTCAATACTCCCGCTCCCTGATCAATGAGAATAAATGGCGCGCCAGCCGTTACGGCATTGACGGCTACCTGATAGATTTTGGTAAGGAAGAAGAGGTCAATACCCGTGTACTGATCCATGAGCTGCTGGACTTCATTGATGATGTAGTAGATCCGCTGGGCAGCCGCCATGCCATCAATTATGTTGGTAAGATCCTGGAAGAAGGCACCGGGGCCGACAGGCAGCTGAAGGTCTTTGAACAATCAAAGAACCTGGTCAGTGTGGTGGATTATATCAACGCCCAGTTCCTGGAAGGCGCCTGA
- a CDS encoding alpha/beta hydrolase-fold protein, whose translation MHTDTSTGVLVETVMLPSDALERIVKVQFYLPLNIPDPGSLKLLLFNDGQDLETMGFERMLSNGLQEGRLQPVLVAGICSGEDRLQEYGMICGPDYKGRGARAGQYQQFILEELLPYIYGHYRISEFAERAFAGFSLGGLSALDLVWNNPRVFSRVGVFSGSLWWRSKDKYTKGYNEWRDRMMLAQLRAGQFQPGLKFFFQCGELDEWEDRNRNGVIDSIDDTIDTMRALLAKGYLERKDMRYYQMPDGRHDVASWAKAMPVFLRWGWRK comes from the coding sequence ATGCACACGGATACGAGCACCGGCGTGCTGGTGGAAACAGTGATGTTGCCTTCAGACGCCCTGGAACGCATAGTTAAGGTTCAGTTTTACTTGCCATTGAATATCCCTGACCCGGGATCCCTGAAATTACTCCTGTTCAATGACGGGCAGGACCTGGAAACCATGGGTTTTGAGCGGATGCTCAGCAATGGCCTGCAGGAAGGCCGCCTCCAGCCGGTCCTGGTAGCCGGTATTTGCAGCGGGGAGGACCGCCTCCAGGAATACGGGATGATCTGCGGCCCGGATTACAAAGGCCGGGGCGCCAGGGCAGGACAGTACCAGCAGTTCATTCTCGAAGAATTACTCCCTTATATTTATGGTCATTACCGGATCAGCGAATTTGCTGAACGGGCTTTTGCAGGTTTCTCCCTGGGCGGCCTCAGCGCGCTGGACCTGGTATGGAACAATCCCCGGGTGTTCAGCCGCGTGGGCGTGTTCTCCGGTTCCCTCTGGTGGCGCAGCAAGGACAAGTACACCAAAGGATATAACGAGTGGCGGGACAGGATGATGCTGGCGCAGCTACGCGCCGGTCAGTTCCAGCCGGGGCTTAAATTCTTTTTCCAGTGCGGTGAACTGGATGAATGGGAAGACCGCAACCGCAACGGTGTGATTGATTCCATTGATGATACCATTGATACTATGCGTGCACTCCTGGCCAAAGGTTACCTGGAAAGAAAAGATATGAGATACTACCAGATGCCTGACGGACGGCATGATGTGGCCAGCTGGGCCAAGGCCATGCCCGTTTTCCTCCGCTGGGGCTGGAGAAAATAA
- a CDS encoding TonB-dependent receptor, whose amino-acid sequence MAQQPISGVVLSAETRQPLEGATVSIPQLNRSTITDNQGRFRLDWNGSKAVLTVSFVGTETAETEIRPGSANITVLLKASNATLTEVVTVAYTNVKRSGYPGAVTTIGADKINNRLTPNITNALQGLAPGIQTTSANGQPGNSSTIRIRGVGSINASSAPLFVVDGAPFDGDINALNPADIATINILKDAVAANLYGSRAANGVIIITTKQGRKGEDIAVNATINQGWSSRAVKDYEQVSTNQYFELYWEGLRNKALTNGQSAAQAAATASSRVVADLGINPYGTAYPNPVGTDGKIVAGAVPLWNDDWNEGMQQDARYTQAQLSLSGATEKSNWYAGVGYTNNQGAFLESGFKRYNFRTNLTLQAKKWLQFGFNISGASTVQDYPTSADSRTDNVVVFGRVIPGFYPIYQRNADGSYKLDANGDQQFDYGAYRPSAALARMNLIGSQSLDRSRNTRENIGARTFLEAAILANLKFKTSFNLDYINGNSLSYTNPIVGGDAEIGGAISKSNSRFLSYTWNNVLTYDVEIASGHRLNLLAGHEYYALESSGLSGSRQKFALPDLYEPVAASQLNDFTGSSDEYNKLSFFGQGQYNYLNRYFVTGSVRRDGSSRFSPDSRWGSFWSAGASWRISEEDFLKSAAWLNLLTLKASYGASGNDNLSGYYNYLALYSIKNNLGNGGTITSRLATPSLKWESNLNLNVGVDFGLFKNRVYGSVNYYDRQSKDLLYARPLPGSTGFTSISANIGELKNTGVELELNVIPVSTRDWKWTIGLNLAHNRNEITSLPQKEINSGTTKKLMVGRSVYDFYLREWAGVDAQTGSPLWYKTTDDGKKQTTSDYSSATQYYVGSALPDVTGGFTNSLQYRDFEFSFLFAYSIGGKVLDNDYVMLLTGPASVGRAMSTELLDRWTPEHTNASVPKLTTDNNNWTSASTRLLYDATYARLKTATLAYSLPARLVSAAHLKNLRVYATGENLLTFFGHQGMDPEQSVEGTTYYQYPAMKTLSLGIQVGL is encoded by the coding sequence ATGGCACAGCAACCTATCAGCGGCGTAGTGCTTTCCGCTGAAACCCGGCAGCCGCTGGAAGGCGCTACCGTCAGTATTCCCCAGTTGAACCGGTCTACCATTACGGACAATCAGGGTCGTTTCCGGTTAGACTGGAACGGTAGTAAGGCCGTACTCACCGTGTCTTTTGTAGGTACAGAAACAGCCGAAACAGAGATCCGCCCGGGCAGCGCCAATATAACAGTGCTGCTCAAGGCCAGCAATGCCACCCTGACCGAAGTGGTCACCGTGGCCTATACCAATGTAAAACGTTCCGGTTATCCGGGCGCCGTTACTACCATTGGCGCCGATAAGATCAATAACCGCCTCACCCCCAATATTACCAATGCCCTGCAGGGGCTGGCGCCTGGTATCCAGACCACTTCCGCCAACGGGCAGCCGGGCAACAGCTCCACTATCCGTATCCGTGGCGTAGGTTCTATCAACGCTTCCAGCGCCCCGCTCTTTGTGGTGGATGGAGCGCCATTCGACGGGGATATCAATGCCCTCAACCCCGCGGATATTGCTACTATTAATATTTTGAAAGATGCGGTAGCCGCCAACCTGTATGGCTCACGCGCCGCCAACGGCGTTATCATTATCACTACCAAACAGGGCAGGAAAGGGGAGGATATTGCAGTGAATGCCACCATCAACCAGGGCTGGAGCAGCCGTGCTGTAAAGGATTATGAGCAGGTAAGCACCAACCAGTACTTTGAACTGTACTGGGAAGGTCTCCGCAATAAGGCCCTCACCAACGGACAATCTGCCGCACAGGCCGCTGCTACCGCCAGCAGCCGCGTGGTGGCCGACCTGGGCATCAATCCCTACGGTACCGCCTATCCCAACCCGGTAGGGACGGATGGGAAAATTGTGGCCGGCGCCGTTCCCCTGTGGAATGACGACTGGAACGAAGGCATGCAGCAGGATGCCCGCTATACACAGGCGCAGCTGAGCCTCAGCGGCGCCACGGAAAAAAGCAACTGGTATGCCGGCGTAGGGTATACCAATAACCAGGGCGCTTTCCTGGAATCCGGTTTTAAACGGTATAATTTCCGCACCAACCTCACCCTGCAGGCAAAAAAATGGCTGCAGTTCGGCTTCAATATCAGCGGGGCCAGCACCGTGCAGGACTATCCTACCTCTGCGGATTCCCGGACAGATAACGTGGTGGTCTTCGGTCGCGTGATCCCCGGCTTTTATCCCATTTACCAGCGCAATGCGGATGGCAGCTATAAGCTGGATGCCAATGGCGACCAGCAGTTTGATTATGGCGCCTACCGGCCTTCCGCCGCACTGGCGCGCATGAACCTGATAGGTTCCCAGTCCCTGGACAGGTCCCGCAATACGCGGGAGAATATCGGCGCCCGCACCTTCCTGGAAGCAGCTATCCTGGCCAACCTGAAATTTAAGACCAGCTTCAACCTGGACTATATCAACGGTAATTCCCTCAGCTATACCAACCCTATAGTGGGTGGCGATGCCGAAATTGGCGGGGCTATCAGCAAGAGCAATTCCCGCTTCCTGTCGTACACCTGGAACAATGTGCTGACCTATGATGTGGAGATCGCATCGGGCCATCGCCTCAACCTCCTGGCCGGGCATGAATACTATGCCCTGGAATCCAGCGGGCTGAGCGGCAGCCGCCAGAAATTTGCCCTGCCGGATCTCTATGAGCCGGTAGCTGCTTCCCAGCTGAATGATTTTACCGGCTCCTCTGATGAATATAACAAGCTCAGCTTTTTTGGACAGGGCCAGTATAATTACCTCAACCGCTATTTTGTAACAGGCTCTGTGCGCCGCGACGGTTCCTCCCGGTTCTCCCCGGATTCCCGCTGGGGCTCGTTCTGGTCGGCCGGCGCTTCCTGGCGGATCTCCGAAGAGGATTTCCTGAAATCCGCTGCCTGGCTCAATCTCCTGACCCTGAAAGCCAGTTATGGCGCTTCCGGGAACGATAACCTCTCCGGGTATTACAATTACCTGGCCCTTTATTCCATCAAAAATAACCTGGGCAACGGCGGTACTATCACTTCCCGGCTGGCAACGCCTTCCCTCAAATGGGAAAGCAACCTGAACCTCAATGTGGGCGTTGATTTTGGCCTGTTCAAAAACAGGGTGTATGGTTCGGTGAACTATTATGACCGCCAGAGCAAGGACCTGCTCTATGCCCGTCCGCTGCCCGGTTCCACCGGCTTCACTTCTATCAGCGCCAATATCGGCGAGCTGAAGAATACCGGTGTAGAGCTGGAGCTGAATGTAATTCCGGTGAGTACCAGGGACTGGAAATGGACCATTGGACTGAACCTGGCGCATAACCGCAATGAGATCACTTCCCTGCCCCAGAAAGAGATCAACAGCGGCACTACCAAGAAACTGATGGTGGGCCGTTCCGTATATGATTTCTACCTGCGTGAATGGGCCGGTGTGGATGCGCAAACAGGCAGTCCGCTCTGGTACAAGACTACAGACGACGGCAAAAAACAGACCACTTCAGATTACAGCAGCGCCACTCAATATTATGTAGGTTCCGCCCTGCCGGATGTTACCGGCGGCTTTACCAACAGCCTGCAATACCGGGATTTTGAATTCTCCTTCCTGTTTGCCTACAGCATTGGCGGCAAGGTGCTGGACAACGACTATGTGATGCTGCTCACCGGACCTGCCAGTGTAGGCCGGGCCATGAGCACAGAACTGCTGGACCGCTGGACGCCCGAGCATACCAATGCCAGCGTGCCGAAGCTGACCACCGATAATAACAACTGGACTTCCGCTTCCACCAGGCTGCTGTATGATGCTACCTATGCGCGTTTGAAAACGGCTACCCTGGCTTATTCCTTGCCTGCGCGACTGGTTTCCGCGGCGCATCTGAAGAACCTGCGGGTCTATGCCACCGGCGAGAACCTGCTGACCTTCTTTGGCCACCAGGGTATGGACCCGGAACAATCCGTGGAGGGGACTACCTATTACCAGTACCCGGCCATGAAAACCCTTTCCCTGGGCATTCAGGTGGGACTTTAA
- a CDS encoding RagB/SusD family nutrient uptake outer membrane protein: MNKQILSIYTAGLVLLLSACNKQLDTAPSNAVAESVIFKNVANLTTLAEGTWASMMDDFYGGTYSNPGYKSIGLISDVMASDVSVITNKYAFGATYAYTQMRDETQSRVAAIWNQLYKIINNNNIIIANADKVEGDEAAKKVLKGQALALRANTYLTIAAFYQFSYLKDPLARTAPIYTVPTTDTTAGNPKATLKDIYTLIIDDLTQAKTLLTGYTRTAKYKIDVDVVNGLLARAYLNTGRWDLAAAAADAALQNYTLMPKADYTKGFNDVSNVEWIWGHQEIPSQSDGSYSFHFLDVSSSSSYYYSFMADPFFKELFEEGDIRTSLFSWDGSATAREGYLQYKKFKFRADQTADLVLMRSAEQYLIKAEGYARSGDIEQGAAALNALRTARGAQAFATDGATEQTLIAAILVERRKELWGEGFGLADIIRNQQAVVRKAYVDVAGNPIQVTVTLPDGSTKSVPARYHTTLKFPNGEAFTANSSYYLFVLPQAERQNNPNL; this comes from the coding sequence ATGAACAAGCAAATTCTTTCTATTTATACTGCGGGACTGGTATTGCTGCTGAGCGCCTGCAACAAGCAGCTGGATACTGCTCCCAGCAATGCGGTGGCTGAATCCGTGATCTTTAAGAATGTGGCCAATCTGACCACGCTGGCAGAAGGTACCTGGGCCAGTATGATGGACGATTTTTATGGTGGCACCTATAGCAACCCGGGTTATAAGTCCATTGGGCTGATCAGTGATGTCATGGCCAGTGATGTGAGTGTTATTACCAATAAATACGCCTTTGGCGCCACCTATGCCTATACGCAGATGCGCGATGAGACCCAATCGCGGGTGGCGGCAATCTGGAACCAGCTGTACAAGATCATCAACAACAACAATATCATTATTGCCAATGCTGATAAGGTGGAAGGGGATGAGGCCGCTAAAAAAGTGCTGAAGGGACAGGCCCTGGCTTTACGCGCCAATACCTACCTGACCATTGCTGCTTTTTACCAGTTCTCCTACCTCAAGGATCCCCTGGCCAGAACAGCGCCGATCTATACAGTGCCCACAACAGACACTACGGCTGGCAATCCCAAGGCCACGCTGAAGGATATCTATACCCTGATCATTGACGACCTGACCCAGGCTAAGACCCTGCTGACAGGTTATACCCGGACGGCCAAATACAAGATCGATGTGGATGTGGTGAACGGGCTGCTGGCCCGGGCTTACCTGAATACCGGTCGCTGGGACCTGGCTGCCGCTGCGGCGGATGCAGCCTTACAGAACTACACGCTGATGCCTAAAGCGGATTATACCAAGGGTTTCAATGATGTCAGCAATGTGGAATGGATCTGGGGGCACCAGGAAATTCCCAGCCAGAGCGATGGCAGCTACAGCTTCCATTTCCTGGATGTAAGTTCTTCCTCTTCCTATTACTACAGCTTTATGGCTGATCCTTTTTTCAAAGAACTGTTTGAAGAAGGGGATATCCGTACCAGCCTGTTCTCCTGGGATGGCAGTGCTACTGCGCGGGAAGGCTACCTGCAATACAAGAAGTTCAAATTCCGGGCTGACCAGACGGCCGACCTGGTCCTGATGCGCAGTGCGGAGCAGTACCTGATCAAAGCTGAGGGCTATGCCCGTTCCGGCGATATTGAGCAGGGCGCTGCCGCTCTCAATGCATTGCGGACAGCCCGTGGCGCGCAGGCTTTTGCAACTGATGGCGCCACTGAGCAAACACTGATAGCGGCTATCCTGGTAGAGCGGAGAAAAGAATTATGGGGAGAAGGGTTTGGCCTGGCGGATATTATCCGTAACCAGCAGGCGGTGGTGCGCAAGGCTTATGTGGATGTGGCGGGCAACCCTATCCAGGTAACGGTCACCCTGCCGGATGGCAGTACCAAATCAGTCCCGGCCCGGTACCATACCACACTGAAGTTCCCCAATGGTGAGGCCTTTACTGCCAACAGCAGTTATTACCTGTTTGTGCTGCCGCAGGCGGAAAGGCAGAATAACCCGAATTTGTAG